Within the Hippoglossus stenolepis isolate QCI-W04-F060 chromosome 2, HSTE1.2, whole genome shotgun sequence genome, the region ACGGATGTGTTATGTGTCTGTAATTCAAACCAGAAGTGAATGTGCCTCAGGTTCGTGGTCCACGGGCTGATCCCGGGCGAGACCTACGTGTTCCGTGCCCAGGCCGCCAACGTGTTCGGCCTCAGCGAAGAGTCTCAGGAGTCTTCGCCCATCGCGGTGGAGCCGGCGCTCGGTGAGACCAACTGAACTCTGAACGTCACACGGAGCTTAAAATGACCATAAATTCAATCTTTTATTCAAAACACATCATTAGAAATACAAAGCTGATACCAAACGTGATTCATTTTAATCAACTTGTTTAAATACCTTCACATTTAATTACTTTCAGGCAGAGGGGTGGATTATGGTATGTATTAGATCACTTTGTTAACAACCTGCTTTCACCGCCCCCACCGCTCCACgttccactgtgtgttttcttcacagaATCATTTATCTTCATGGTCACCGTGGTAACACGACGCACAAAATGAGTTCAccatcacatttttaaacactttacGAGTTAAAGACTAAGATTTTCTGGTGGATcaagtttaaaacaacattaatgttCACGTACGTCACAGTGAGCGTCACTCATTAATTAAAATACGTGTTCAAGTCAATAATTAACAACGTCTGATTGGTGCACGTTAATcatcaaaatgtctgttttgactgttttttgAAGTTTACATTAGAAGCTTCTATTTAGATCTGATTGTAAAGTTCAGTTAATTGGTTTCTAATTGATGACGTCAGTAACGTCCCAGGTGACAGTCACATGACCTTTCCCAGTCAGGGTCACGTTGTCCAGGTGTTGAAAGTCAATCTGTATGAACTCTGCCCCAGCGACTCCCAGCTCTCCCTTCGGCATCACCATGCTGAGCTGTGACGGCGCCTCCATGACTGTGGCGTGGAAGAGTCCCAAGCACTGCGGCGGCTCCAAGGTCAACGCTTACTACATCGACAAGCGGAACGCCGACACGCTGACCTGGAAGGAGGTCAACCTGGTGGCCGTCACCGAGAGACTCTGCACTGTAAGAGCAGAAAAGGGGAATTCAAACTGTGGAGCTCATCATTCTTATGAAATCTCTTTATGACATCACGCCCCTGCTCTCTGAATCCTCAGGTCGACAGTCTGACCGAGGGAATCTTCTACGAGTTCAAGGTCCAGGCTGGAAACCTGGCGGGTGTCGGCGTCCCATCAGCTCCCAGTGCCCCGATGAAATGTGAAGCTTGGACCATGGAGGAACCAGGTACGAGACACGTTCCAAGTAAAACACTGCTCTGCCGTCCGGTTGCTCTCTTCTCTTGTCTGTTTTTGATCatattcaggatttattttaagtgtttCGAAGCACAAAACATAACCAGACTGATCCAAAAACCAGAAATCTGTGTAAAAGGTTTGATTCTAGTCCCCAAACGAGTTCATCGTAACAAAGTGAGAATCCGTGGTCAGTGTGACTTCACCCTGTTCATCCTGCACCTTCATACAACAGGTCCCCAGAGTCACACTTCACTCATGAGATAAACTGGAACATGGCAAACTTATCAATTATTTCCAGAACctattatctttctctctcagtttATGTCGTAACACCTTGAATAACTAAAAATGTATCATCACCTGGTTTCAAAACCAGAAAATCAACCAcagttttaatttataaaacTCGTGTTGACGTCAATATGCAGCCAAACTGAAGCTGGACACACGTCTCCTCTCACCCTgctgatttatttgtttatatatattttaaggcCCAGCCTACGACCTGAGCTTCagcgaggtcagaggtcactccCTGGTCATCCTGTGGAAGGCTCCCGTCTACACTGGAGCGAGCGCCGTCTCTGGATACCTGGTGGACATGGCTAAAAAGGGCTCGTCAGAGTTCGTCACCCTGACTCAGGAAGCTGTGAGCCACCGTTACCTGCAGGTAATAGACTGAGCCGACGGGACACGTTCACATCAGCAGGTTCACGCGTAAATCACAGAATCTTCGTCCCTCATCGTGGTCACTCCATACATGTGATGTTGTTCCCGTGGTGTCCTGCAGGTGTCCCATCTGGAGGAAGGTCAAACCTACGTGTTCAGAGTTCGTGCCGTCAACGCTAACGGTGTCGGGAAATCTTCTCAGGTGTCTGAGCCGGTCTGTGCCAGAGCTCTTCCAGGTAACAACGGCCTAACGCTGCTGTCACGTGGGTTTGTCTCGGAAACACCAGCGTGAAGTTTGTTTGGTTCAGTTCCCTATGACCCGAGCTCCCGGTGCCACTAAGTCCACAGCATCGTGTTTTGACTCATGTTCCAGTTAATTGAATTCGACCTTGTTAAAACCAAACGTTCTCACACTTACCCCGAGTGTTTTCGTCATGTCTGATGTTCTCAGGCGCCCAAGAGATCGTGGCCAACGTGGACGGGGACACCGGAGACATCTTCCTGTCCCTGGAGGCCTGTGAGATCTGCGAGACGTCCAAGTTTGTGTGGTCCAAGAACTACAAGCCCATCGGGGACTGCCCCAGAGTGGAAGTGACGACGAAGGGCAGAACGTGAGCTCGCTGCtgacctcaacacacacacacacacacacacaagtaaacaatcaaatgttttctgttctcaTTCATCTTGTAGCTGGTCGACCTGATTCCAGGATTAAAACTCTTTTATAATGATTTTCTGCACGTTCACTGTTACGCtctattgatttattattagaATATAATTAGTGTCACATTAAATTATGAACTTGTTCTTCACGAAACTCTTAAAACATTATAATAGTGAGAACATTTCCAGACTCatgaaacaaagaggaaacgtcacaggaacattttattcacactttcataaaaacaaatagttcaaactgtaaagaaataaaaagacgTGTGAAATCCAGGTGGAAGCTGaactcacctcctctccctgtgttGTGTTGCCGACTGGGATTGTGTTGATATTCACCAgtcgttgtgtttgtgtcttcagcTCCAGAATGACGTTCACTCACCCCGATAAGGACGATTTGGGCAAATACTCTGTGGTCGTCACCGACACCGACGGCGTGTCTGCCAGCCACACGCTGAGCGAGGACGGTGGGTCATGGGTTCGCTCGTGAAGAAGATCTCATGAGTCCGATGTCTTTATGtattaattcatgttttcctgaatctcctgcagctctgaacaCGATGCTGGAGCTCAGCCAGGCCATCAGACATCCCAGTGAGTCCAGCAGCTCATCGCACAGAAATGAAGACGAGTAGTGATTTGAGATCAAGTTCCATGTTGTTGCTTAATGTAGTGAAACAATTCAATGTGGAAAAATTAAAGCTCCACTGATTTATcgatataaatataatatcGATCTGGTGTAGAAACGTCTGATATGAAAATCACAGACGttttctgtgtcagtgtttgtttctcgATATGAAAACTTAACTTAACAGAATATACGAAGCGGTAAAGATGTGCACGTATGTACTCACGACCACAACGGTCAGAAATAACAATACATGGaatttaatcaattaataattagtacttttataaatgtgtttacaaaccagtttatttatctttataaaaaggaaaaagtttaATGACTCAGACAATGGAAACGCAAAAAATTGTTATTAAGGTGAATTGTACATTTCGTTATTAATGaattcactgatgttttttaaataatttacttATAAAAGAAGTCTATagattaatatataataatacgttaataataacaatacatttaataGTTATTAATTCACTCATTAATCATGAAATGCTTTATTACCATTTCTGTGACTCTTGTGATCATTTGATGTTTCAGTCGTACATGAACAtattatttaagttttatatattttgtgtttttatttttatttgtagctatttgtaataaagtttatggtaaAGCTGTAAAATATCCAAACTCAGTTAAATTACctataagggtttgataatgacatctatatatatatatataattgtcaGTCCAGTAGATTCCTGAGAGCAGCAGGATCTGATCTTCTCGtgacttttcctctgtttgCAGTTGTTCCTCTGAAACACGGCCTGAACTACGAGATTCTGGAGAAAGGTCACGTCCGCTTCTGGCTGCAGGCCGTCAAGCTGTCGCCCTCCGTGTCCTACAGGTTCATCGTGAACGACAAGGAGGTCACCAGTGGGGAGGTAACGGGCCGGAGCCAATGAGTTCAGAGTGTGTGACGATCTGTAGTAATCAAAATGGTTCGGCTGCACGTTCTTTAAGTTCCAGCGACTTGTCTGTGAAACTCTGAGATCATCTGATACTTTTCACTTGTtatcaacaaacagacaaacgtcTTCTAACCCTCTAGTCGTCATGGTGAACTCCTCCAGGTGATCCCATGACTCCACTGATGCTCCGCGCTGTGTTTAGCTCTTCTCTCGTTGGTTCTCTGGCCGGTTTCTACCAGGAAGCCAAACTGACTTCTAGACATTTATAGAAAACATGTGATgcttttcctgtttcctttgtctttctaaaatacacatttgttcTATTTTACTGTTATGATGAGTTACATCCCTTAAAGAAAAGGTAAAACTCTTGTTTTTGCACTGAatcctttcctccttttcccGTCAGGGTCACAAGATCAGTCACGACGTGGCCACAGGAATCATCCAGATGACCGTGGATCACTTCACCAGAGCCAACGAGGGCACGTACACCGTCCAGATCCACGACGGCAAAGCCAAGGCCCAGAGCTCCCTGGTGCTGGTGGGAGacggtgagacacacacatacatattaaTCATGTGATTTTTCAATCTTCAAAACCTGAAACACTGAAgcgacacagacacaaaaactgTATCCACATTCactctgttttcagttttcaaggCTGCGCTGAAGGAGGCAGAGTTTCAGAGGAAGGAGCACATCAGGAAACAAGGTACGAACCCACGAGCCCGAGACCAGACATTCGTCCTCTGTTTACAGAGACATGTTCCACACACTGTCCGTCCCTGACAGAGACGTTAcaactacaggaagagacacatCAGGATTGTTTCTTCATGTCCTTAAACAACCAGATTCCACTTTGTTGTTTCAGGTCCACATTTCTCTGAGTACCTGTATTTCACTGTCACTGAGGATTGTACCGTGATGCTCGCCTGCAAGGTaacacaaatattattttacatttaaattccaacgtatattaaaatgaaactccatttaaatgtgtttttgagacatttataaaaacctgtgttGGACACGGCTCATTACGCCCCCCTAGTGTTTCAAACCCTCTGTGCACTTTAAAGAAAACAGCTTATGATTTATGATGATTCATTATTCTCTTACTTTAACTCTTTGCTCACTCTTCAGATGATTCTCCTccctgtttgtcttgttttggtttcaggtGGCCAACGTGAAGAAGGAGACGACCTTCCACTGgtacaaggaggaggaggagatcgtTCCAGAAACTCCTCCCAACGTCCTGTCGGGGGCCTGCGCTCTGCCCATCGCCCTGGTAACAGCTGCTGCATCATCACCGACACATGCATGGGTTTAACACACTGAACGCTCACGTGCACACATTCATGATCACACACTGAACGCTCACGTGCACACATTCATGATCACACACTCAATCAAAAGTCAGAGGAACAAGTTCAGTTGTTGATCTTTGTCGCCTGAGAGTCTGAACCAGGCTCGTTTCCACCCGATCTGGTTCGTTTTTGGttgtttcacattgtaattgaTTCGTATGAAGTAAATTTATATTGATCGGGAAAATTGACGCGTTCATATTGTTTGTCTCAGTTCTCCAGGAAAGATCAGGGTGTGTTCAAGGCCACGCTCGGGGACGACAGAGGAAAGGACACGTCTCTGTTCGACATCTCAGGCCAAGGTCGGTTTCTATTTGTCTTCATCGTTcagtctctgtgttgttgtggtggttCAGTATCTAacgctccctcctctctgtttgaTCGGCAGtgtttgatgacatcatcaacgCGCTCGCTCAGAACGCTGGTGAGTGTGATTCCCCCGACTGTCGGTAACGATATGTGTGCGACAGGATGTGGCGCTCGTGTGTGATTGGACAGTTCGTGGTTCAGAAGGCTCCTAGAGTAGAGTTTGTCGTCTACTCCGACTGTCTCAGATGACGTGGGACATTAGACtgtgtaaataaaagttaatgaaCATTAATGAACAGAAagataaagtaataaaatgctAGAAGAGGAGAAACTAAAACCAGAGATAACTGGAAggagcctgagagagagagaataccTCCATCAGGGCTGATGTAGAATTAATCATCTAGAATGTGACGGCCCACAATTCTCTAACTTGTCCCCATGAACCAACACTTTTTATGAATAACTTTCACTTCTCATAgtaacataagagatctctcgcctgctgcattgtttaaatgtgtgcagCTATTTGCAGAACTAATTCGGATCAGCACCAagatttaatgagttctttctgTCAATCTGTGGAGAGAAGTCAGATTGTAAAGAGAAAACCATTCAGAATAAATCTAAATACGATAGAATGAAAGGATTTACCAGTAAAAGatgtatgaataaatacacagatcAATAACATTTCATCAGTAGCCTGACTAACAGACAGGTCTTGAGTGTGTCTTTCTAAGTCCGTGTCTGTGCGTCTCAGGTGCGTCGGCCTCTGAGCTGGTGATGCAGTGCACTCCAGAGGGAATCCGGCTGCAGTGCTACATGAACTACTacacagaggagatgaagacCGTCTGGAAACACAAGTACGGTTCACACGCTTCTGCTTCAGCTGCCTCCTCCGCAGACTTCAggcttttttaactttgcagaacttcaCAAACCTAAAAGACAAACTAGAGGAAAGAGCCAGTGAACGAACGTCTCCCCTTTAACACGTAAACTCAATGTTATGGGACTTTTTCTAAGCGTTGACTCAGACGTGTTAAAGCGACGTCTTTGTTAAATGTGTCGGTGGTGAATCAAGTGtaaacctctgacctctgacccggGACTCGAACCCGCAGGGAGACAAAGATCGCCTCCTCTGAGAAGATGAGGATCGGTGGAACAGCGGAGATGGCCTGGATGCAGATCTGCGATCCATCTGACAAGGAGAAGGGTCACTACACCATCGAGATCTCAGACGGCGTGCAGACTCACACCaggacctttgacctctctgGACAGGGTGAAACATCCGTCCTCCCGTCGAtcagtgttttcactttcattctAAATCATATTCTATCCTCTCCATATTCCATTCTACTGTTTTATCTCCTTGACGTTGAGTGATGAAGTCATTTACCCTGAGATGATGTTCTGTGTTGCAGCCTACACTGACGCCTACGAGGAGTACCTGAGACTGAAGTGAGTCGTTTCTCACAACAAACCTTTGGGAACATGAACTTCTGAATGTTGTTTTACTCACTCTGTCCTTGTTTCACCCTTCAGGGCAGCGGCCTTCGCTGAGAAGAGTGAGTATCAGTATTTATTATTAGACATTGACCTACATTTCAAATGTCCTGTGTATTTGTGACACTGTGACGGCCCAGTGACGTGTTGAGTCAGAAGTGACCTTCACTGCTTTCCTGTTGTGTCTCCTCAGACCGCGGCAGAGTGGTGGGGGGTCTGCCGGACGTGGTCACCATCATGGAGCAGAAGGTGAGGACTTCTCAGCTCCGCCCTCAGATCACACATCACGTTATTAACTCTACAACAGCGATGACGCTAAAGTTTTACACCTTTCGACTGCAGGTCTTGTGTTTCGTCATCAGCTGTGCACTTGTTGTACGAGTTGCACAGGTCGAGCGACATTCTTATGAAACGAGTGCCGGAGCAAAGCATGTCAATTAGAGCTGTGAGTCAGCTCCAGCTGTAATACAATGTATTATGTATTACATGTTTTGCTTTGGTCCCGAGGCTCCAGTTTCTCTGTGGTTCACcggtttttaaaatgaaaacgtagtCGTGTGGACGAAGCCGTAGTTTCTGTCGCTGAAACATAACTTTTCCACTTTCTACTAAAACAAAGCTGCACTTTTAAAAATCCATCTCTAATTAAATTCTGACTCTTGCCCGTCCGCAGTCCCTGAGCCTGACCTGCACCGTGTGGGGCGAGCCGACCCCCGAGGTCACCTGGTTCAAGAACGAACAGGAAGTCTGCTCCACGGAGCACACCAAGGTCACGTTTGACGGCGGCAAGTTCTCCAGCCTCATCATCAACCAAGTCACTCCCGAAGACTCCGGCAAGTACAGCATCAACGTGCGGAACAAGTACGGCGGCGAGTTCGTGGAGATCACCGTCAGCGTCTACAAGCACGGCGAGCAGATCCCCGAGGCCAAACTGGGACAGCCCAAATCGGCCACGCCCGCAGTCACCCCTGTGCCGCCCAGGTCCCCGGCTCTCCCCTCCAAGACCCCAACCCCTTCCAAGTCCCAGACCCCGGTGCCGCCCGGGAAGACCCCAACTCCAGCCTCCACTCCAGCGCCGTCCATGAGGAGTCAAGCCTCCACCCCTGCTTCCACCCCCGTCCCCAAGtccccaacccccacccccaaatcccgacccccacccccaaaTCCCCGACCCCAAATCCTCGCGGCGTCAAGTCCCCGACTCCTCCCAGATTCATGAAGTCTCCGACCCCACCGAGGAAGTAAAGGTGGAGCTGACGTCTGAGGGGGAAACGTCTGCCGTTAGCAACGCTGGTGTTTAGCATGGGTGTGAAAGTTATTTAGAGGTAGTCTCTGTTAAAGTCCCACTTCCTGCACGGCCGCACGCACCGGACGACGACTGTCCGAGAACCGGCCGCCGACTCGTTCTTCTTGTGCTACTTTTCAAAGTCTGGTTTCACAGTAGCATAGAACCGACCCACCACAGAGGGACAGTCACTGCGGCGGCTGACATGTTTGTCCGTTTCAGCTCGTTCACGTCACTGACTGGTCGCTGCGCTTTGACTCGGGCGGGAAAAAGctgaaaagtgagaaaaatgtaaagacCAGGGTCGATGTTgatgttctgtgtttttcaaaagcTGCACCTTCCGCTACGCGACGTTAGCGGAACGCCtcgttttttttgtggttgtttaaatgttaaatcctGGTTTTGGCTCCTGGTGATAAATAAACTCTCCAGGTTTTTTCTGCTGAGATCTGGAAACACGGTGACGAGAGAAATGACGTAAACACGCAGAGACGTGCGGTGACGGAGAATCACCGATGACCTCTGAGTAAACTGGATTAAACCATCGGACGAACCCGTCGTCTCGTCTCTCGTCCAGTTTCTCACGTTATCGTGGCGACGTCACCGTCCTGGTCTCGGCTGGTAAATCTTGACGAGTGCAGTGTTTTTAGAGTCAGACCCAAACTGTTAGAATCCTGTGAGTTACGTTTGTCCCATGTGACTTTCttcctttaaaatgtgtgaatgtaaaatgttcacttcctgtcagaaGGTCTGAGACAGTCCCCCCCAGTGCTTTGTGATGTCAATAAACTTCACTTATCAACCTCATCCTGTCGTCTTTGAGTCTTCTTCCccctcctcacacctcctcacacctcctcacacctcctcccCCGTCCGGACGTAACGCgactcctgcagcagcaaagaataaagaaaataatacacaaaagaaagaagtgCACAAAGTGAAAGAGCGGCTGAGTCGAGCAGGTaaacaaacctgctgctgccacccaggtgagctgagggggggggcggggctTGTTCCAATGTGCGAGCTGTCAGTGGACAGAACGGGGCAGGTACCACAAACTGTTCTCTAACACCGTGAGTTCAAATCCACACCTCAGAGCGGCTGCAGGAGCGACACACACCGAGGAGAGCGGCTTCCTCTCCCTGGACAACAGCAGCGTTACCTTTTCCAAACATGAAGTAAGTTGTGTTTCTTCGTTGTCTTCTGCGAATGCTTGTTTAGTTAATTTTCGGTGACGCTGAAGGATAATTGGTTACAGGAGTCACCACATGCTTCACTCTGTTTATCTACTGGAGGTGATTCACACACTCGACGGACAGGTTTTCACATTTAGCTGTTTTCCCTCTCGGCGAGACTCTCAGTATCTGTCGTCCAGAGAAGCTTTCAGGTGTGAACTGCACCGATAAGAGTCTCGCAGCTTTTCACACCGACGGTTCAGATGCTCAGAGGCGACCCGGCACACATGGAGGCCAGCCTGTCCGGCCTGTCGTCGCTGAAGGACGAAGAGGCGCCGCTTTACATTCAGCCACACTACAAGGAAACCTACCGCCTGGCCATCTATGCCCTGCTCTGCGGCGGGAAAGAGGCCTACGAGGACTTCCTGCGGGCCGAGCAGATCAGCCACTTCCTGTCCCAGGAGGAGATCTTCTTCATCCTTGAAAATGCAGCGGTGCCGGTCGTGGAGGACGAGGCGGAGGTCACCAGGCCGGGCCCGGACGAGGTCAACCCCTCCACCTACTTCCCCACGGAGTCGGACGAGGAGGTGCCGGACCTGGACCTGGGCTGGCCCGAGGGCACGCAGGAGAGGGCGGACACCAGCATCAGTCTGCTGTTCCACCCGCCCAGAGAGAACACGCCCACCATCAAGGAGGTGGTCCGCAAACAGATTCAGGAGGCGAGGCAGGTGAGCTGTCAGatacctaacacacacacacacacacacacacacacagacacacacacacacacacacacacacacacacacacacacacaaacacacacacacacacacacacacacacactcactgaggGTGAAACCAGActctgtcaggtgtgtgttaatgtggagGATTCTTCCTCGTCTTTTattgctacacacacacacacacacacacacacacacacacacacacacacacacacacaaagcagcacAAAGACAATGAGAGGCGTTTCTTTTactcagaggaaaataaatatcacCACATATTTCTCTGCAGTGAACATTGAACAGTGGGCTTGGCtgcactgtaacacacacacacacacacacacacacacacacacacacacacacacacacacacacacagggaaaggTCCCAAAGAGGTGATGACAACgagttcacacacaaacacacacacctgacgaCACAGTTTCTATTGTTTCATTCAGTTCGTTGTTGAGgaaactttgtttgttttaatctccCGACGTTCAGCTGCCGTTAATTCAACTAAACAGATTCAGACCAAAGAccagtttgattttattgtgaaattcatTCACAGTTTTCCTCTCGTTGGTTCGTCTCTTCGGAAACAGGCgagcagagacaaaaaaaactaaaacagaaaacTTCTCCTGCAGAGAATAACTTGAGACAAGATAAGAGGGAAGTTTAATGTCAGTAAAAGTTATAAATAAGTGaacatgcaatataaacacaaggaaatataaaaagaatagatataatatataaaaatatgatttatgatATATACGGTATAAACCCTGAAGGAAGTTCACATCCTGCTGTTTCTAATTCACAGAAactaaatctttaaaaaagttttgtttAACGATCTTGTGATTATTTCGCAGGTTGTTGgtagtttttaatttattcatgaaaaaagtgttaaaagtaaaaagtctcTGTAACAACGAACTGTTTCAGGAAGTTTTCCATGTGAGATGAAACCGTGCAACATTCATTtagtgaagaaaagaaactgatCACCTGAGGCCAGTGATTAGTCTTCAGTCCTTTTTCAAGATCCTGTCACAGCATGAGATTTAACAACATTTACGCAAATGTCTtcttctccacacaaacacacacacacacacacacacacacacacacacctacacacacgcaGCTCAGCAGTTAATTTTCCACAATGTGAGATTTGTGCAGAAAGGCCACAGTTCCTTTTCAGACACGTTAACGTGAATCAGCCGTCGTGTCTCAGCTTGAATGTGTTCGATGTTCGGCTCCACACGACTCACTGTCTCAGAGCTGCAGATAATAATTCatacatcacagtgtgtgtgtgtgtgtgtgtgtgtgtgtgtgtgtgtgtgtgtgtgtgtgtgtgtccagagtCGAAGTTacaagctgcagcttcagctgtGGAACGTTGCTGGaacgtgtgtgttcatgtggatGTTTCAATGTTAAATCCTGGTTTTGGCTCATAGTGACAATTAGACTAATAAAAGACCTGGAAACAAAGTGACAAGAAACTCTTTGTCTCGTCTGCAACGAATCAACGAAATGTTGAAACACCTCCTGTCTCACAATGATCTGCCCCCGgatcctgatccagatccagaccACGTCCTTCCAACAGGTCTCGTGGAAATCCTTCCAGTAGTTTAAAGGTCACCTGAGGATTGAGAAACATTGTTctgtgtgtaaaagtgtgtcCACGTGTCCAATGTGTCTCCAGGTTGTTGCCATATCGATGGACGTCT harbors:
- the LOC118098274 gene encoding M-protein, striated muscle isoform X2, giving the protein MASKVIPWYKKKRVSHVQSDYAYHHTKHVVKQQQTERKSSSKSAIQVQAQATAAMAEPAYTVPVFRQRSSEETEEYQRVTTNVGKGLAVIQEELHRMRMATKAQVESLELQREVRGMMSKRGDMLDEIPKMPDFLVALRPHTVWEKTPVKLFCTVQGNPRPIVKWYKGGAPVDPLSAPGKYKIENKYGVHSLIISRCVVSDTAEYSAVATNPHGTATSKAAVTVKRASGAGESCHLGLVPHLTVIHPSKLEVSLLDRFSVSFGVEGGSISLVCTMVVVPDLPNLPPLAQWYRDDKLLKPSNLVEMAVGGSAARLTLPHLAKDDEGLYTLRIFTKDGTAEHSAYLFVSDAPPSAAGAPGAPMSVKAYDINADYVLVAWKPPNTVNEAPLTGYFVDRCEAGSDSWVQSNDAPVKVCKYPVHGLSTGRSYHFRVRAVNSAGISRPSRKSDKVTALDAAESERLQGTDEGVPSAPGQVVATRNSKSSVFVQWDPPKQVKNLMGYYIDGRVVGSKEWFPCNHKPFKHNRFVVHGLIPGETYVFRAQAANVFGLSEESQESSPIAVEPALATPSSPFGITMLSCDGASMTVAWKSPKHCGGSKVNAYYIDKRNADTLTWKEVNLVAVTERLCTVDSLTEGIFYEFKVQAGNLAGVGVPSAPSAPMKCEAWTMEEPGPAYDLSFSEVRGHSLVILWKAPVYTGASAVSGYLVDMAKKGSSEFVTLTQEAVSHRYLQVSHLEEGQTYVFRVRAVNANGVGKSSQVSEPVCARALPGAQEIVANVDGDTGDIFLSLEACEICETSKFVWSKNYKPIGDCPRVEVTTKGRTSRMTFTHPDKDDLGKYSVVVTDTDGVSASHTLSEDALNTMLELSQAIRHPIVPLKHGLNYEILEKGHVRFWLQAVKLSPSVSYRFIVNDKEVTSGEGHKISHDVATGIIQMTVDHFTRANEGTYTVQIHDGKAKAQSSLVLVGDVFKAALKEAEFQRKEHIRKQGPHFSEYLYFTVTEDCTVMLACKVANVKKETTFHWYKEEEEIVPETPPNVLSGACALPIALFSRKDQGVFKATLGDDRGKDTSLFDISGQVFDDIINALAQNAGASASELVMQCTPEGIRLQCYMNYYTEEMKTVWKHKETKIASSEKMRIGGTAEMAWMQICDPSDKEKGHYTIEISDGVQTHTRTFDLSGQAYTDAYEEYLRLKAAAFAEKNRGRVVGGLPDVVTIMEQKSLSLTCTVWGEPTPEVTWFKNEQEVCSTEHTKVTFDGGKFSSLIINQVTPEDSGKYSINVRNKYGGEFVEITVSVYKHGEQIPEAKLGQPKSATPAVTPVPPRSPALPSKTPTPSKSQTPVPPGKTPTPASTPAPSMRSQASTPASTPVPKSPTPTPKSRPPPPNPRPQILAASSPRLLPDS